A genomic window from Candidatus Binatia bacterium includes:
- a CDS encoding CsbD family protein: protein MNEQIATGQWKQMRGALKSWWGRFTDDDFDWVGGEKDKLIGLIQEKYGQTRDQAEQEVEKRLREYDASGTVAGVTARAQELGAQATAKVREAVDSARSYIRDKDYGDIAKEATDLVRSYPVQSLLIGIGIGFLLARSAKR, encoded by the coding sequence ATGAACGAACAGATAGCTACAGGCCAGTGGAAGCAAATGCGCGGTGCGCTGAAATCGTGGTGGGGCCGCTTCACCGACGACGACTTCGACTGGGTCGGAGGAGAGAAGGACAAGCTGATCGGCTTGATCCAAGAGAAGTACGGACAGACCCGCGATCAGGCCGAGCAGGAAGTCGAAAAGCGCCTGAGAGAGTACGACGCGAGCGGCACAGTCGCCGGCGTGACGGCTAGGGCGCAGGAACTCGGCGCCCAGGCCACGGCCAAGGTGAGGGAAGCCGTCGACTCGGCGAGATCTTATATACGCGACAAAGACTACGGGGATATAGCCAAAGAGGCCACGGACCTGGTTCGCAGCTATCCCGTTCAATCGCTCTTGATCGGCATCGGCATCGGTTTTCTGCTGGCGCGAAGCGCGAAAAGATAA
- a CDS encoding LLM class flavin-dependent oxidoreductase — translation MEFGVFDHLDRGAAPLKDFYAARLNLVEAYDCAGFYAYHLAEHHSTPLGMAPAPSVFLAAVAERTRRLRFGPLVYALPLHHPLRLIEEICMLDQMSGGRLEIGFGRGSSPIEVSFYGVNPADAQRIYTEALDVVLAGLAQRTLDFHGEFFSFDHVPMELEPLQKPHPPVWYGVHSVESAERAARRGLNIVSLDSAAKTRSFVDRYRQVRGETHGKTGAKPMIGIGRFIVVAGADDEALTIARRAYSMWHRSFNHLFKLRGGAPIHQRPPTFDELPLAGQGIAGGPETVRAFLQSQLAESGANYLVGQFAFGDLSLEESLRSVDLFTRHVMPALKSKDEG, via the coding sequence ATGGAATTCGGCGTATTCGATCATCTGGATCGCGGGGCCGCGCCGCTGAAAGATTTTTACGCGGCACGCCTCAATCTCGTCGAGGCTTATGACTGCGCGGGTTTTTACGCCTACCACCTTGCGGAGCATCACTCGACTCCCCTTGGCATGGCGCCGGCGCCAAGCGTGTTCCTCGCCGCCGTCGCCGAGCGCACGCGGCGGCTGCGCTTCGGGCCGCTGGTCTATGCGCTGCCGCTGCATCATCCGCTGCGCTTGATCGAAGAGATCTGCATGCTCGATCAAATGAGCGGCGGCCGGCTCGAGATCGGCTTCGGCCGCGGCTCCTCTCCCATCGAGGTTTCATTCTACGGAGTGAATCCCGCCGACGCGCAGCGGATCTACACGGAGGCATTGGACGTGGTCCTCGCGGGCCTGGCGCAAAGGACGCTCGATTTCCACGGCGAGTTTTTTTCCTTCGACCATGTCCCGATGGAGCTCGAACCGCTGCAAAAACCGCATCCGCCCGTCTGGTACGGCGTCCACTCCGTCGAGAGCGCCGAGCGGGCGGCGCGCCGCGGCCTCAATATCGTGAGCCTGGACTCCGCCGCCAAGACGCGCAGCTTTGTCGATCGCTACCGTCAAGTCCGGGGCGAGACGCATGGAAAAACCGGCGCAAAGCCGATGATCGGGATCGGCCGCTTCATCGTCGTGGCCGGCGCTGACGACGAAGCGCTTACGATCGCGCGGCGCGCCTATTCGATGTGGCACCGGAGCTTCAACCATTTGTTCAAGCTTCGCGGCGGCGCGCCGATACACCAGCGGCCGCCGACTTTCGATGAACTCCCATTGGCGGGGCAAGGCATTGCCGGCGGTCCGGAGACCGTGCGCGCTTTCCTGCAATCCCAGCTTGCGGAATCCGGCGCGAACTATCTGGTCGGCCAATTCGCTTTCGGAGATTTATCTTTGGAGGAATCGCTGCGGTCAGTGGATCTCTTTACGCGGCATGTGATGCCCGCGCTGAAAAGCAAGGATGAAGGATGA